A genomic region of Magnolia sinica isolate HGM2019 chromosome 6, MsV1, whole genome shotgun sequence contains the following coding sequences:
- the LOC131249868 gene encoding methylecgonone reductase yields the protein MRFRCDAKLPLIGFGTAAYPYNGERIEQAIATALELGYRHFDTAKIYGSETAVGRALTDAIGGGKVEREDIFVTSKLWGSDHREPVTALRQSLKNLGMEYLDLYLIHWPARFKTWASYPVPTEDDFDGLDMESTWAGLERCVDLGLCKCIGVSNFSCTKVDRLLQHASIPPAVNQVEMHPLWRQKKLREFCEERKIQVSAYSPLGGPGNSWGSTGVVENPIIKSIALKHSATPAQVALRWGLEKGANVITKSFNRERMKENMGALGLRLDEEDVMEIDRLEEWKLMRGEFLVNQTTSPYKTIQELWDGEI from the exons atgagGTTCCGATGCGATGCCAAACTACCTCTCATTGGATTCGGTACAGCTGCATACCCATACAATGGAGAGAGAATAGAACAAGCAATTGCAACAGCTCTAGAg CTGGGTTACAGGCATTTCGACACGGCCAAGATCTACGGTTCAGAGACCGCCGTGGGGAGAGCTTTAACGGATGCGATTGGTGGAGGAAAGGTGGAGCGAGAGGACATTTTCGTCACTTCTAAGCTTTGGGGGAGCGATCACCGTGAGCCTGTAACTGCATTGAGACAATCTCTCAA GAATTTAGGAATGGAGTATCTGGACCTGTACCTGATCCACTGGCCAGCAAGATTCAAGACGTGGGCCAGCTATCCTGTGCCGACTGAGGACGACTTTGATGGCCTGGACATGGAGTCGACATGGGCCGGGTTGGAAAGATGCGTGGATTTAGGTTTGTGCAAGTGCATTGGCGTCAGCAACTTCTCTTGCACCAAGGTTGATAGACTCTTGCAACATGCGTCCATCCCTCCTGCTGTTAACCAG GTGGAGATGCATCCCTTGTGGAGACAGAAGAAGCTTAGAGAGTTCTGTGAAGAGAGGAAGATTCAAGTGAGTGCTTATTCACCACTTGGTGGGCCAGGGAATTCCTGGGGATCAACGGGTGTGGTGGAGAACCCCATCatcaagtccattgctcttaagcACAGTGCCACTCCAGCTCAG GTTGCACTGAGGTGGGGATTGGAGAAAGGAGCGAACGTGATCACGAAGTCCTTCAATCGCGAGAGGATGAAAGAAAACATGGGAGCATTAGGGCTGAGGTTGGATGAGGAGGATGTGATGGAGATTGATAGATTGGAGGAGTGGAAGCTCATGAGAGGAGAGTTTCTTGTAAATCAAACTACAAGCCCTTACAAGACAATTCAAGAGCTTTGGGATGGAGAGATTTGA